One Gloeothece verrucosa PCC 7822 DNA window includes the following coding sequences:
- a CDS encoding RluA family pseudouridine synthase has product MMLLKLSDFIEDNEQESDSTVTYWYQGRCQKSGLTHKLPRTKLSEAVAYGLMRQLAAAQENYAEGKMYGVLLVQTAQGEKRVLKAFSGLLQGKSEVDGWVGSISGRNSLVLEEAYTLSTLEEIKQQLLSLQNIPERSLYEQLSQEFSSKLQQLAATHQQSKQQRQQQRELLYSTLSGETLSQALEQLNQQSRLEGIERRRLKNQRDESLQPLVMLIQQADENIRQLKQRRKLLSRQLQQLMSAHYSLTNFLGQSLSLQHLGGLPTGTGECCAPKLLHYAATHQLIPLAMAEFWWGTSPTHQDKVQGRFYPACAARCQPLMGFLLSGLTSSSSSGVIPPTPLDLAGLTTVNAKEILPIIYEDEYLIAINKPEGLLSVPGRGSHQYDSVISRITHLLADGDQCMVVHRLDQDTSGILLLARHRQIYNHLAQQFRQRKIHKVYHALVKGGVSAQKGTINLPLWGDPNTRPRQKVDFCYGKESITHFQVIAVAENFTRLEFIPVTGRTHQIRVHCADQNGLGTPIIGDRLYGHESATTRLHLHAYSLSFVHPTTEEKVYLTVETPF; this is encoded by the coding sequence ATGATGCTTCTTAAGCTTTCAGATTTCATTGAGGATAATGAACAAGAGTCAGACTCCACTGTGACTTATTGGTATCAAGGGCGTTGTCAAAAGAGCGGCTTAACCCATAAATTACCACGTACAAAATTATCAGAAGCCGTTGCTTATGGATTAATGCGACAATTAGCCGCCGCTCAGGAAAATTACGCTGAAGGTAAAATGTACGGAGTTTTGCTCGTACAAACTGCACAAGGGGAAAAACGGGTACTGAAAGCTTTTTCTGGACTTCTTCAGGGAAAATCAGAAGTGGATGGTTGGGTGGGTTCTATTTCTGGGCGAAATTCTTTAGTTTTAGAAGAAGCTTATACTTTAAGTACATTAGAGGAAATTAAACAACAATTACTATCACTACAAAATATTCCTGAACGTTCGCTCTATGAACAATTGTCTCAAGAATTTTCCTCTAAATTACAACAATTAGCCGCCACTCATCAACAAAGTAAACAACAGCGACAGCAACAAAGAGAATTGCTCTATTCAACCTTAAGCGGAGAAACTCTCAGCCAGGCTTTAGAACAATTGAATCAGCAAAGTCGCCTAGAAGGCATTGAACGACGGCGGCTAAAAAATCAACGGGATGAAAGCTTACAGCCGCTTGTGATGCTCATTCAACAAGCTGATGAAAATATTCGCCAACTCAAACAACGGCGAAAACTGCTATCGCGTCAATTACAACAGTTGATGAGTGCCCATTACTCGCTGACGAATTTTTTAGGTCAGTCTCTATCATTACAGCACTTGGGAGGTTTGCCCACTGGAACCGGGGAATGCTGCGCTCCTAAACTTCTTCATTATGCGGCTACTCATCAGCTAATTCCTCTAGCGATGGCTGAGTTTTGGTGGGGAACCTCCCCGACTCACCAAGATAAAGTTCAGGGACGATTTTATCCGGCTTGTGCGGCTCGTTGTCAACCGTTAATGGGGTTTTTGCTCTCTGGGTTAACTTCTTCCTCTTCTTCTGGCGTGATCCCCCCAACCCCCCTTGATCTGGCGGGCTTAACGACTGTTAATGCCAAAGAAATTTTACCAATTATTTATGAGGATGAATACTTGATTGCCATTAATAAGCCAGAAGGGTTATTATCGGTTCCGGGTCGTGGTAGTCATCAGTATGATAGTGTTATTAGCCGCATAACTCATTTATTAGCTGATGGTGATCAGTGTATGGTTGTACATCGTTTAGACCAAGATACTTCTGGTATTTTGTTATTAGCTCGCCATCGACAAATTTATAATCATCTTGCCCAACAGTTTAGACAACGAAAAATACATAAGGTTTATCACGCTTTAGTTAAAGGGGGTGTTTCTGCACAGAAAGGAACGATCAATTTACCTTTATGGGGCGATCCTAATACTCGTCCTCGGCAAAAAGTTGATTTCTGCTATGGGAAAGAAAGTATTACTCATTTTCAGGTGATAGCAGTGGCAGAAAATTTTACTCGTCTAGAATTTATTCCTGTCACAGGACGTACTCATCAAATTCGCGTTCATTGTGCTGATCAAAATGGACTGGGAACCCCGATCATCGGTGATCGCCTTTATGGACATGAGAGTGCTACTACTCGTTTACATCTTCATGCCTATTCTCTGAGTTTTGTTCATCCCACTACTGAAGAAAAGGTTTATTTAACAGTAGAAACTCCTTTTTAA
- a CDS encoding protocatechuate 3,4-dioxygenase, whose product MAVKNRRIFLKQTSLLGMGLITAPLSLTKGKCSLTPPQTQGPFYPLQFPLDQNNNLTVIDGHKKAAFGETIVIRGCVLTEDCQPLRARVEIWQACASGRYNHDYDPNPAPIDPNFQYWGYATTDDQGKYSFITIKPGGYPVTDDWVRPPHIHFKITAPKLPPLITQLYFSEEEKLNQKDRILQRVPPHQRNLVMMDLKADDSLKVRNGQFNIILNQTPELV is encoded by the coding sequence ATGGCTGTAAAAAACAGAAGAATTTTTTTAAAACAAACAAGTCTTTTGGGAATGGGGTTAATCACTGCTCCACTGTCTCTAACTAAGGGGAAATGTTCTCTGACTCCGCCGCAGACACAAGGGCCTTTTTATCCTCTACAGTTTCCTTTAGACCAAAATAACAATCTAACCGTAATTGATGGTCATAAAAAAGCTGCTTTCGGTGAAACCATCGTGATTAGAGGGTGTGTCTTAACTGAAGACTGTCAGCCGCTCCGAGCTAGAGTCGAGATTTGGCAAGCCTGTGCCTCTGGACGTTATAATCATGACTACGATCCTAATCCGGCTCCCATTGACCCTAACTTTCAATATTGGGGTTATGCCACCACAGATGATCAGGGAAAATATTCTTTTATCACCATTAAACCTGGTGGTTATCCGGTTACTGATGATTGGGTTAGGCCTCCTCATATTCATTTTAAAATAACGGCTCCTAAGCTGCCTCCTTTAATTACTCAGCTTTATTTTTCAGAAGAAGAAAAACTGAACCAAAAAGATAGAATTTTGCAACGAGTTCCTCCCCATCAGCGAAATTTAGTCATGATGGATTTAAAGGCTGATGATTCATTGAAGGTACGTAATGGTCAATTTAATATTATTTTAAATCAAACACCCGAGTTAGTCTAA
- a CDS encoding CHAT domain-containing protein: protein MNKNIALIAALMGLGLSPQLIQAQEITPAHDGTGTVVTPNGNRFDIGGGTLSGDGKNLFQSFSQFGLNASQIANFLSSPSIVNILSRVTGGNPSIINGLIQVTGGNSNLYLINPAGIIFGSGASLNVPADFTASTATRIGFNGGWFNAFGTNNYQALNGNPNSFVFGNSNPAAIINAGNLKVNPSQQLALMAGVVINTGTMEAPGGKITVAAVPGTSRLKISQEGQILSLEVNVPTDELGNPLPFTVGSVPALLTGSSVDTGLVVTPSSQVQLAATNTPIPTTPGNATVSGTLNTSNGNAAALGGEISVTGQQVSLLNASIKADGSNGGGTVLIGGDYQGQGTIPNAQNTYVDSQSVINANAGATGNGGKVIVWADQTTQFNGTINARGGQLAGDGGFAEVSGQQNLSFQGNVDLTATNGNLGTLLLDPENITIVDGNGGANDSQLPEITANNNTGATFTISETKLEQLPATANVVLEATNNITINDLADNQLTFQPGPGGSIRLTADADNNGNGSFSMNSNDTIQASARDISISGANLAVGNLDTSASAANGGAINLTATNGSITVNGSLLSKSDTSNGGAVNLSATGNISTGNIITYSDDNGVGGNVTLNAGGNIDTTTGVGYNVDLPQSLNDLKVPSIVSGSELGDGGNVNLTANGNIKTGFIVSGSYENGTGGNINLESKSGSINTNLTEQVQGEQVTVGALVSASRLGNGGNVSLKASKDITTGIIATGTIGPQQGGNVTLESTGGSVNTAAGANFKAPSVNLLTLLGVPQLAAEQAQGLTVGLGIFSFSNQGQGGNVTITAANDITTSNIVTGSLGKQGGNITLKSLNGAIDTSSGIFAQNLTQEFLTNLGVDANIASIAQAISQRRFGGLLSLSIFGNAGQISLQAKGDISTNYIVSSSFSGQGGDISIRSATGDITSGPVMLNQASFMSSPLSNPNGFVIPGINNQQLLDLLTLGGINSSGANGGDVTLEAPQGNVTVTSINAQGGANGTGGNVNIAAGEFVRLLDSFTDQTGIEASISTVGGAGGGSITVRHGGRGITPFVVGDPSVNGSAGALNSGQFQFVPAGSFPFTTSRGNVAIISVDFRNLVAIPQVFQPEQPPAITTATALTPTITINTLEQTREILAYIERETSEIPALIYVSFVPPGLINGSVTNEDFATKEANLTAQYQNALSLPQNKNTSVLGVIPEENYELELMLITREGKPYRIQLPGVTRKQVQAIAEEFYVEVSNQGSDYKTDAEQLYNWLLAPLEQELAARKIDSVLFFLPTGLRLIPLAALYDKNDPENKHFVIQKDYTVGLAPSLNLVDYRYRNLKNAPVLAFGASQFPAEQEQQPLPAVSVELPLIAGQIRSGEYFLNQQFTLNNLQRQRNQEPFPIVHLATHADFNPDNLNESYIQLYNQKLRLPQWQNMDLDAPTVDLLVISACKTAVGNPDIELGFAGLAVQAGVKTAIASLWYVGDTGTLALMDQFYRQLKTAPIKAVALRDAQRAMLSQEVRQEGNQLITPEGNITLPNNNNGEQSDLSHPYYWASFTLIGSPW, encoded by the coding sequence ATGAACAAAAACATTGCCTTAATCGCTGCTTTAATGGGATTAGGATTAAGCCCTCAACTGATTCAAGCTCAAGAAATTACTCCCGCTCATGATGGAACTGGTACAGTAGTCACCCCCAATGGTAACCGCTTCGATATTGGTGGTGGGACGCTTTCTGGAGATGGAAAAAATTTATTTCAAAGTTTTTCTCAATTTGGCTTAAATGCGAGTCAAATTGCTAATTTTCTCTCTTCACCCAGTATTGTCAACATTTTGAGTCGGGTAACGGGCGGCAATCCTTCTATTATTAACGGACTGATTCAAGTCACTGGCGGCAACTCCAACCTATATTTAATTAATCCTGCCGGGATTATCTTTGGTTCGGGAGCCAGTTTGAATGTACCAGCAGATTTTACCGCCAGTACAGCTACCCGAATAGGATTTAATGGTGGGTGGTTTAATGCCTTCGGAACCAATAATTATCAAGCCCTTAACGGAAATCCCAACAGTTTTGTCTTTGGTAACTCTAATCCCGCCGCTATTATCAATGCCGGCAATTTGAAGGTTAATCCCTCTCAACAACTAGCTTTAATGGCTGGAGTGGTGATTAATACGGGAACGATGGAGGCTCCTGGCGGAAAAATAACCGTTGCCGCCGTTCCGGGCACTAGCCGCCTGAAAATCTCCCAAGAAGGACAGATTTTAAGTTTAGAAGTCAATGTACCCACTGATGAGTTAGGCAACCCCTTACCATTTACGGTGGGATCTGTTCCGGCTCTATTAACAGGAAGCTCTGTAGATACCGGCTTAGTGGTTACCCCCTCATCACAAGTGCAACTAGCCGCCACTAATACCCCCATTCCCACCACCCCCGGCAATGCAACCGTTTCCGGAACCCTCAATACATCTAATGGAAATGCCGCCGCATTAGGGGGAGAAATCAGCGTTACCGGCCAACAGGTGAGTTTACTCAATGCAAGTATAAAAGCCGATGGAAGCAATGGAGGAGGAACCGTTCTCATCGGGGGCGACTATCAAGGACAAGGCACAATTCCCAACGCCCAAAATACTTATGTAGACAGCCAATCAGTGATAAACGCTAATGCCGGTGCAACGGGAAACGGCGGTAAGGTGATCGTCTGGGCAGATCAGACAACCCAGTTTAACGGTACTATTAATGCGCGTGGCGGTCAACTTGCCGGTGATGGGGGTTTCGCTGAAGTTTCCGGTCAGCAAAATCTCAGCTTTCAGGGTAATGTGGATTTAACGGCGACGAATGGGAATTTAGGAACCTTATTACTCGACCCGGAAAATATCACCATCGTCGATGGAAATGGAGGAGCAAATGATAGTCAATTACCGGAAATTACGGCTAACAATAATACAGGCGCAACCTTTACGATTTCTGAAACCAAATTAGAACAGTTACCCGCCACAGCGAATGTTGTTTTAGAAGCAACCAATAACATTACTATCAACGATTTAGCCGATAATCAATTAACATTTCAGCCAGGCCCCGGCGGTTCAATTCGCTTGACGGCGGATGCAGATAATAACGGAAATGGCTCTTTTTCCATGAATTCTAACGATACGATCCAAGCCTCAGCCAGAGATATTAGCATTTCTGGAGCCAATCTAGCCGTAGGAAATCTTGATACCAGTGCCAGCGCGGCTAATGGAGGAGCGATTAATTTAACGGCTACTAATGGTTCTATTACAGTTAATGGAAGCTTACTTTCTAAGTCTGATACCTCCAATGGAGGAGCCGTTAATTTATCAGCAACTGGCAATATTTCAACGGGGAATATTATAACCTATTCTGATGATAACGGGGTAGGCGGTAATGTGACGCTCAATGCCGGCGGAAATATTGATACCACTACAGGAGTGGGTTATAACGTAGATCTTCCTCAATCCCTGAATGATTTAAAAGTTCCTAGCATTGTATCAGGGTCAGAATTAGGAGATGGAGGGAATGTTAATCTTACAGCTAACGGTAATATCAAAACCGGTTTTATTGTCTCAGGTTCTTATGAAAATGGTACAGGAGGCAACATCAATCTAGAAAGTAAAAGCGGCTCTATTAATACTAACCTCACTGAACAAGTGCAAGGAGAACAGGTAACTGTGGGGGCGTTAGTTTCGGCATCGCGCTTAGGGAATGGCGGGAACGTTTCTCTAAAAGCCTCTAAAGATATTACCACCGGCATCATTGCTACAGGAACCATCGGACCCCAGCAAGGCGGCAACGTCACCCTAGAAAGTACAGGCGGTTCAGTGAATACGGCGGCGGGGGCTAATTTTAAAGCCCCTAGTGTTAACCTATTAACCCTTTTAGGCGTTCCCCAACTGGCGGCAGAGCAAGCTCAAGGGCTGACCGTTGGACTAGGTATTTTTTCCTTCTCTAATCAAGGTCAAGGGGGAAATGTCACCATTACCGCCGCCAATGATATTACCACCAGTAATATTGTGACAGGTAGCCTAGGCAAACAGGGAGGAAACATTACCCTAAAAAGCTTAAATGGTGCCATTGATACCTCTTCAGGGATTTTTGCCCAGAACCTAACTCAAGAATTTTTGACCAATTTAGGCGTAGATGCCAATATAGCCTCTATTGCTCAAGCCATTAGTCAACGCCGCTTTGGAGGACTATTATCTCTATCTATTTTTGGCAATGCCGGGCAAATTAGTTTGCAAGCGAAGGGCGACATTTCTACGAATTATATCGTCTCATCTAGCTTTAGTGGACAGGGAGGAGACATCAGCATTCGCAGTGCTACTGGAGATATAACCTCGGGTCCAGTGATGCTTAATCAGGCAAGTTTTATGTCTTCTCCCTTGAGTAATCCTAACGGATTTGTAATTCCAGGAATTAACAATCAGCAACTCTTGGATCTCTTGACGCTTGGAGGCATTAATAGTTCCGGTGCTAATGGTGGAGATGTTACCCTAGAAGCGCCTCAAGGAAACGTAACGGTTACCAGTATTAACGCTCAAGGGGGAGCTAATGGAACAGGAGGAAATGTTAATATTGCGGCCGGAGAATTTGTCAGACTTTTAGATAGCTTTACCGATCAAACGGGTATTGAAGCCAGCATTTCAACGGTAGGAGGAGCCGGTGGCGGTTCTATTACGGTTCGTCATGGGGGCAGAGGAATAACGCCTTTTGTGGTGGGTGATCCTTCGGTGAATGGAAGTGCAGGAGCCTTAAACAGTGGGCAATTCCAGTTTGTACCGGCTGGATCTTTTCCCTTTACCACCAGCCGGGGAAATGTGGCGATTATTTCAGTTGATTTTAGAAATTTGGTGGCAATTCCTCAAGTTTTTCAACCTGAACAACCCCCTGCTATTACAACAGCTACAGCTTTAACACCGACTATCACCATTAATACTCTAGAACAAACTCGGGAAATATTGGCTTATATCGAGCGGGAAACCTCAGAAATTCCGGCGTTAATTTATGTAAGTTTTGTGCCGCCGGGCTTGATTAATGGCTCAGTAACCAATGAAGATTTTGCCACAAAAGAAGCCAATTTAACCGCTCAGTATCAAAATGCTTTGAGCTTACCCCAAAATAAAAATACTTCGGTATTGGGGGTGATTCCTGAAGAAAATTATGAACTCGAATTAATGCTGATTACGCGAGAAGGAAAGCCCTATCGCATACAATTACCCGGTGTAACCCGTAAACAAGTGCAAGCCATAGCCGAGGAATTTTATGTAGAAGTTTCTAACCAGGGAAGTGATTATAAAACCGATGCGGAGCAACTGTATAATTGGCTTCTGGCTCCCTTGGAACAGGAACTCGCGGCTAGAAAAATTGATAGTGTATTGTTTTTTCTGCCCACTGGGCTACGTTTAATTCCTCTGGCAGCACTTTATGATAAAAATGATCCGGAAAATAAACATTTCGTGATTCAAAAAGACTATACCGTTGGGTTAGCGCCTTCTCTGAATCTGGTAGATTATCGCTATCGAAATCTTAAAAATGCGCCGGTTTTAGCCTTTGGTGCTTCGCAATTTCCCGCCGAGCAAGAGCAACAACCTTTACCGGCGGTGAGTGTTGAATTGCCGCTTATTGCCGGACAAATTCGCTCGGGAGAATATTTTCTCAATCAACAATTTACTCTCAATAACCTGCAACGTCAACGCAATCAAGAGCCTTTTCCTATCGTTCATTTAGCCACTCACGCTGATTTTAATCCTGATAATCTCAATGAAAGTTATATTCAACTTTACAATCAAAAGTTAAGGCTTCCTCAATGGCAAAATATGGATTTAGATGCCCCAACGGTTGATTTACTGGTGATTTCTGCTTGTAAAACGGCTGTAGGAAATCCCGATATAGAATTGGGTTTTGCCGGGTTAGCGGTTCAAGCAGGGGTGAAAACGGCCATCGCATCTCTGTGGTATGTGGGTGATACGGGTACTCTCGCTTTGATGGATCAATTTTATCGTCAATTAAAGACAGCACCGATCAAAGCGGTTGCTTTACGAGATGCTCAACGAGCGATGCTTTCTCAAGAGGTTAGACAAGAGGGAAATCAATTAATTACCCCAGAGGGAAATATTACTTTACCTAATAATAATAACGGCGAACAGTCGGATTTATCTCATCCTTATTATTGGGCTTCTTTTACTTTAATTGGTAGTCCTTGGTAA
- a CDS encoding ShlB/FhaC/HecB family hemolysin secretion/activation protein, whose amino-acid sequence MEKSQGSKQKHWQKLFVASALMVEGVMIIDGNKGLATPISEQEMIFSLENQELDGREINLNTTKGLELKLGILENSEQNFPQIVAEKSSSTLIQINKVEVVGSTVFGAAELDPIIKPLEGTEATEQQLREAASAITQLYLNAGYLNSRAIVQVADGVAIFQVLEGTIGNIVIEGTSRLQNYVRSRVELGVGKPLNVRKLENQLRLLRNDPLFKNVEATLKPPSTEQTSENEKARSTLVVRVTEANSFGGNVGADNYSPPSIGATRFNLNLFYRNVTGIGDQISTSYRPRFETWEGTYRLDLNYRAPLNPMEGAIYFTTLIERNRVINSIDDAIKNIGDLGIEGRSERYTLEYRQPLIRTPRQEFALSTGFSYYNGRTFLFNDVPTQFGFGPNNQGVTITSVFTFGQDYVSRQRSGAWGLRSQFRFGTGILDATENPEPIPDGQFFSWLGQVQRLQLINPNNFLIIQLDLQLTPDPLLPSEQFVIGGAESVRGYRQNVMAGDNGARFSIEDRITLVRNRADNPVFILAPFFDVGAIWNAEGNPNTILANQTVIAGLGLGLIWQPIDKLNIRLDYAPPLMDLNIRGDDVQDDGFYFSVNYGF is encoded by the coding sequence ATGGAAAAGAGTCAAGGCTCAAAACAAAAGCATTGGCAAAAGCTGTTTGTTGCTAGTGCTTTAATGGTGGAAGGAGTAATGATTATCGATGGAAATAAGGGTTTAGCCACACCGATTTCTGAACAAGAGATGATTTTTTCATTAGAGAATCAGGAGCTAGACGGGAGGGAAATAAACCTTAATACCACGAAAGGATTAGAGCTTAAATTAGGTATTTTAGAAAACTCTGAGCAGAATTTCCCGCAAATAGTGGCTGAAAAATCTTCTTCAACCCTAATTCAGATTAATAAAGTCGAGGTAGTGGGGAGTACCGTATTTGGTGCAGCCGAATTAGATCCGATTATTAAACCGCTCGAAGGAACAGAAGCCACAGAACAACAGTTAAGAGAAGCGGCAAGTGCGATTACTCAACTGTATTTAAATGCTGGCTATCTTAACTCTCGAGCCATAGTTCAGGTAGCTGATGGAGTAGCAATTTTTCAAGTTTTAGAAGGTACGATTGGCAATATTGTTATTGAGGGAACAAGTCGATTACAAAATTATGTGCGCTCTCGGGTAGAATTGGGAGTCGGAAAGCCGCTTAATGTGAGAAAACTCGAAAATCAACTGCGTTTATTAAGAAATGATCCCCTTTTTAAAAATGTAGAAGCCACCTTAAAACCGCCTAGCACTGAACAAACGAGCGAAAACGAAAAAGCCCGAAGTACGCTTGTGGTTCGGGTAACGGAAGCTAATTCTTTTGGGGGAAATGTAGGAGCGGATAATTATTCTCCTCCCAGTATCGGTGCAACCCGATTTAATCTCAATCTTTTTTATCGAAATGTAACAGGTATCGGCGATCAAATTTCCACTTCTTACCGTCCTCGTTTTGAGACTTGGGAGGGAACTTATCGCTTAGATTTAAATTATCGCGCTCCTCTTAATCCGATGGAGGGAGCCATTTATTTTACTACTTTAATTGAGCGTAACCGAGTCATTAATAGTATTGACGATGCCATCAAAAATATTGGCGATTTAGGTATTGAGGGAAGGTCAGAAAGATACACTTTAGAGTATCGACAACCCCTAATCCGTACTCCTCGACAAGAATTCGCACTCTCGACCGGTTTTAGCTATTACAATGGTCGAACATTTTTATTTAATGATGTCCCCACACAATTTGGATTTGGCCCTAATAATCAAGGGGTAACCATTACCAGTGTTTTTACTTTTGGACAGGACTATGTGAGTCGTCAGCGTTCAGGGGCCTGGGGGTTGCGTTCTCAATTTCGCTTTGGAACGGGGATACTTGATGCAACAGAAAATCCTGAACCGATACCAGATGGTCAATTTTTTAGTTGGTTAGGCCAGGTGCAACGCTTACAACTCATTAACCCGAATAATTTCTTAATTATACAACTGGATTTACAACTCACTCCAGACCCTTTATTACCCTCAGAACAGTTTGTTATTGGGGGTGCAGAATCGGTGCGCGGTTACCGTCAAAATGTGATGGCGGGTGATAATGGAGCGCGTTTTTCTATTGAAGATCGCATTACTTTAGTCCGCAATCGAGCCGATAATCCCGTGTTTATTTTAGCTCCTTTTTTTGATGTGGGCGCTATCTGGAATGCCGAAGGAAATCCTAATACCATTCTGGCTAATCAAACGGTTATTGCAGGGTTAGGATTAGGGCTTATTTGGCAACCGATAGATAAGTTAAACATCCGATTAGATTACGCGCCGCCTCTAATGGACCTTAATATTCGAGGGGATGATGTGCAAGATGATGGGTTTTATTTCAGCGTTAATTATGGTTTTTAG